A genomic window from Prunus persica cultivar Lovell chromosome G2, Prunus_persica_NCBIv2, whole genome shotgun sequence includes:
- the LOC18785550 gene encoding protein LHY isoform X1 has product MDTQSSGEDLVIKARKPYTITKQRERWTEEEHNRFLDALKLYGRAWQRIEEHIGTKTAVQIRSHAQKFFSKLEKEAHNKGVLAGQSIDIDIPPPRPKRKPSNPYPRKSCSAAPTWATSHVAAKDGKLLSSTSSSHCKQVLDLEKEPLDERPTKEENPRNGKENQDENCSEVLTMLLEDHCSSVSSANKNSIPTQVALRNACTFREFVPSPKEVISQDVTNDSYVTTELNGNQNLKKNDAKKIVQDNGTSGASESENSNAFHKKLVQGEKADDLNCALPTDGMQGTQTYPRNVPVHVLDGSLGACNQITPADMSFADTAFHPMGKVHGQPNLFANPTASTTTEHESNTSRSSVHQSFPAFHPPFTPLHHGQKDYQSFLHMSSTFSSLIVSSLLQNPAAHAAASFAATFWPYANAENTEDSPACPPGGFPSRQMNSPPSMAAIAAATVAAASAWWASHGLLPLCAPVQTAFSCPPVSMTGVPSMDTGEAPAANIERGENSLQIPSLQDQQVDPEHLEAVEAQHPASKSPSMSSSHSDNGGAEPNTVLKAAADEKVVASTDEVNDSNNAKSRKQVDRSSCGSNTPSSSEVETDALEKQEKGKEELKEPDLNHPASDSTYRRSRSIINISDPWKEVSEEGRMAFQALFSREVLPQSFSPPPKDKEHQTTTEGKENAEEKDEDASLLDLNKKTWVPFSCHLGVEKNVSPVGDNDAEGLLTIGLSQGKLKARRTGFKPYKRCSVEANENRAANAISHCEEKGPKRLRLEGEAQT; this is encoded by the exons ATGGACACACAGTCATCTGGAGAAGATTTGGTCATTAAG GCAAGAAAGCCATATACTATTACTAAGCAACGAGAGCGATGGACAGAGGAGGAGCATAACAGGTTTCTTGATGCCTTGAAGCTCTATGGCCGAGCATGGCAGCGCATTGAAG aACATATTGGAACAAAGACTGCTGTGCAGATCAGAAGTCATGctcagaaatttttttcaaag CTGGAGAAGGAGGCACACAATAAAGGTGTTCTGGCAGGACAATCAATTGACATAGATATTCCGCCTCCACGCCCCAAAAGGAAACCAAGCAATCCTTATCCTCGAAAGTCTTGTTCAGCTGCTCCTACATGGGCCACATCGCATGTGGCAGCCAAGGATGGAAAACTTTTATCATCAACATCATCTTCGCATTGTAAACAAGTACTGGACTTGGAGAAAGAACCACTTGATGag AGACCtaccaaagaagaaaatccaagaaatggaaaagaaaatcagGATGAAAACTGCTCAGAAGTCTTAACTATGCTACTAGAAGATCATTGTTCCTCTGTTTCTTCTGCAAACAAAAATTCCATACCCACACAGGTGGCATTAAGAAATGCTTGCACTTTTAGGGAGTTTGTGCCTTCCCCGAAAGAGGTAATAAGTCAAGATGTAACAAATGATTCTTATGTCACTACTGAACTTAATGGAAAtcagaatttgaagaaaaatgatgcCAAAAAGATAGTTCAAGATAATGGTACAAGTGGAGCCTCAGAGTCAGAGAACAGTAATGCTTTTCATAAGAAGTTGGTTCAAGGTGAGAAAGCAGATGATTTGAATTGTGCATTGCCAACAGATGGGATGCAAGGAACTCAGACCTACCCGAGGAATGTTCCTGTACACGTACTGGATGGGAGCCTAGGAGCATGTAATCAAATTACTCCAGCAGATATGTCATTCGCGGATACTGCTTTTCATCCTATGGGCAAGGTTCATGGACAGCCTAACCTTTTTGCAAATCCAACTGCATCTACTACTACTGAACATGAAAGTAATACATCAAGATCTTCTGTTCACCAATCATTTCCAGCTTTTCACCCTCCCTTCACCCCATTACACCATGGTCAAAAGGATTACCAGTCATTTCTGCACATGTCCTCCACATTTTCAAGTCTTATTGTGTCTTCTCTGTTACAAAACCCTGCAGCCCATGCTGCAGCTAGCTTTGCAGCCACATTTTGGCCTTATGCAAATGCAGAAAATACAGAAGATTCTCCGGCATGCCCCCCTGGAGGTTTTCCATCTAGGCAAATGAACTCCCCTCCAAGTATGGCAGCAATTGCTGCTGCCACCGTAGCTGCTGCATCTGCATGGTGGGCATCCCATGGATTGCTTCCCTTGTGCGCTCCTGTTCAAACTGCTTTTAGCTGTCCTCCTGTGTCCATGACTGGGGTTCCATCAATGGATACTGGTGAAGCTCCTGCAGCCAAtatagagagaggagagaattCTCTTCAAATTCCTTCCTTGCAGGATCAACAAGTGGACCCAGAACACTTGGAAGCTGTGGAAGCTCAACATCCAGCTTCAAAATCACCAAGTATGTCATCATCACACTCTGATAACGGAGGTGCAGAACCTAATACTGTACTTAAAGCTGCTGCTGATGAGAAGGTGGTAGCATCAACCGACGAAGTTAATGATTCAAACAATGCAAAGAGCAGAAAACAG gTTGACCGTTCTTCGTGTGGTTCCAACACACCTTCCAGCAGCGAAGTAGAGACAGATGCATTAGAGAAGCAAGAGAAGGGGAAGGAAGAACTGAAAGAACCTGATCTAAATCACCCAGCTTCTGACTCTACTTATCGTCGCAGTCGAAGTATCATCAACATTAGTGATCCATGGAAGGAGGTTTCCGAAGAG GGGCGTATGGCCTTTCAAGCACTATTCTCAAGGGAGGTATTGCCCCAAAGTTTTTCACCTCCCCCTAAGGACAAAGAGCATCAGACCACTacagaaggaaaggaaaatgctGAGGAGAAAGATGAAGATGCATCACTATTAGACCTAAACAAAAAGACATGGGTGCCATTTTCTTGCCACCTGGGAGTGGAGAAAAATGTGTCACCCGTAGGAGACAATGATGCAGAGGGGCTGCTGACAATAGGACTTAGCCAGGGAAAACTTAAGGCTCGTCGAACAGGATTCAAGCCTTACAAAAGGTGCTCGGTAGAGGCCAACGAGAACAGAGCAGCCAATGCCATCAGTCACTGTGAAGAGAAAGGTCCCAAGAGGTTACGCTTGGAAGGGGAAGCTCAAACTTGA
- the LOC18785550 gene encoding protein LHY isoform X2 yields MESWKQLSVSNLPLHINTTRPYHELEKEAHNKGVLAGQSIDIDIPPPRPKRKPSNPYPRKSCSAAPTWATSHVAAKDGKLLSSTSSSHCKQVLDLEKEPLDERPTKEENPRNGKENQDENCSEVLTMLLEDHCSSVSSANKNSIPTQVALRNACTFREFVPSPKEVISQDVTNDSYVTTELNGNQNLKKNDAKKIVQDNGTSGASESENSNAFHKKLVQGEKADDLNCALPTDGMQGTQTYPRNVPVHVLDGSLGACNQITPADMSFADTAFHPMGKVHGQPNLFANPTASTTTEHESNTSRSSVHQSFPAFHPPFTPLHHGQKDYQSFLHMSSTFSSLIVSSLLQNPAAHAAASFAATFWPYANAENTEDSPACPPGGFPSRQMNSPPSMAAIAAATVAAASAWWASHGLLPLCAPVQTAFSCPPVSMTGVPSMDTGEAPAANIERGENSLQIPSLQDQQVDPEHLEAVEAQHPASKSPSMSSSHSDNGGAEPNTVLKAAADEKVVASTDEVNDSNNAKSRKQVDRSSCGSNTPSSSEVETDALEKQEKGKEELKEPDLNHPASDSTYRRSRSIINISDPWKEVSEEGRMAFQALFSREVLPQSFSPPPKDKEHQTTTEGKENAEEKDEDASLLDLNKKTWVPFSCHLGVEKNVSPVGDNDAEGLLTIGLSQGKLKARRTGFKPYKRCSVEANENRAANAISHCEEKGPKRLRLEGEAQT; encoded by the exons ATGGAAAGTTGGAAACAACTTTCAGTTTCCAACCTTCCTCTTCATATCAACACTACTAGACCATACCATGAG CTGGAGAAGGAGGCACACAATAAAGGTGTTCTGGCAGGACAATCAATTGACATAGATATTCCGCCTCCACGCCCCAAAAGGAAACCAAGCAATCCTTATCCTCGAAAGTCTTGTTCAGCTGCTCCTACATGGGCCACATCGCATGTGGCAGCCAAGGATGGAAAACTTTTATCATCAACATCATCTTCGCATTGTAAACAAGTACTGGACTTGGAGAAAGAACCACTTGATGag AGACCtaccaaagaagaaaatccaagaaatggaaaagaaaatcagGATGAAAACTGCTCAGAAGTCTTAACTATGCTACTAGAAGATCATTGTTCCTCTGTTTCTTCTGCAAACAAAAATTCCATACCCACACAGGTGGCATTAAGAAATGCTTGCACTTTTAGGGAGTTTGTGCCTTCCCCGAAAGAGGTAATAAGTCAAGATGTAACAAATGATTCTTATGTCACTACTGAACTTAATGGAAAtcagaatttgaagaaaaatgatgcCAAAAAGATAGTTCAAGATAATGGTACAAGTGGAGCCTCAGAGTCAGAGAACAGTAATGCTTTTCATAAGAAGTTGGTTCAAGGTGAGAAAGCAGATGATTTGAATTGTGCATTGCCAACAGATGGGATGCAAGGAACTCAGACCTACCCGAGGAATGTTCCTGTACACGTACTGGATGGGAGCCTAGGAGCATGTAATCAAATTACTCCAGCAGATATGTCATTCGCGGATACTGCTTTTCATCCTATGGGCAAGGTTCATGGACAGCCTAACCTTTTTGCAAATCCAACTGCATCTACTACTACTGAACATGAAAGTAATACATCAAGATCTTCTGTTCACCAATCATTTCCAGCTTTTCACCCTCCCTTCACCCCATTACACCATGGTCAAAAGGATTACCAGTCATTTCTGCACATGTCCTCCACATTTTCAAGTCTTATTGTGTCTTCTCTGTTACAAAACCCTGCAGCCCATGCTGCAGCTAGCTTTGCAGCCACATTTTGGCCTTATGCAAATGCAGAAAATACAGAAGATTCTCCGGCATGCCCCCCTGGAGGTTTTCCATCTAGGCAAATGAACTCCCCTCCAAGTATGGCAGCAATTGCTGCTGCCACCGTAGCTGCTGCATCTGCATGGTGGGCATCCCATGGATTGCTTCCCTTGTGCGCTCCTGTTCAAACTGCTTTTAGCTGTCCTCCTGTGTCCATGACTGGGGTTCCATCAATGGATACTGGTGAAGCTCCTGCAGCCAAtatagagagaggagagaattCTCTTCAAATTCCTTCCTTGCAGGATCAACAAGTGGACCCAGAACACTTGGAAGCTGTGGAAGCTCAACATCCAGCTTCAAAATCACCAAGTATGTCATCATCACACTCTGATAACGGAGGTGCAGAACCTAATACTGTACTTAAAGCTGCTGCTGATGAGAAGGTGGTAGCATCAACCGACGAAGTTAATGATTCAAACAATGCAAAGAGCAGAAAACAG gTTGACCGTTCTTCGTGTGGTTCCAACACACCTTCCAGCAGCGAAGTAGAGACAGATGCATTAGAGAAGCAAGAGAAGGGGAAGGAAGAACTGAAAGAACCTGATCTAAATCACCCAGCTTCTGACTCTACTTATCGTCGCAGTCGAAGTATCATCAACATTAGTGATCCATGGAAGGAGGTTTCCGAAGAG GGGCGTATGGCCTTTCAAGCACTATTCTCAAGGGAGGTATTGCCCCAAAGTTTTTCACCTCCCCCTAAGGACAAAGAGCATCAGACCACTacagaaggaaaggaaaatgctGAGGAGAAAGATGAAGATGCATCACTATTAGACCTAAACAAAAAGACATGGGTGCCATTTTCTTGCCACCTGGGAGTGGAGAAAAATGTGTCACCCGTAGGAGACAATGATGCAGAGGGGCTGCTGACAATAGGACTTAGCCAGGGAAAACTTAAGGCTCGTCGAACAGGATTCAAGCCTTACAAAAGGTGCTCGGTAGAGGCCAACGAGAACAGAGCAGCCAATGCCATCAGTCACTGTGAAGAGAAAGGTCCCAAGAGGTTACGCTTGGAAGGGGAAGCTCAAACTTGA